CGGCCGCATGGTCGCCCAGGGCGAGTGGCGCGACTATGCCATTGATTTTCAACGCGACAAGGCCGTCTTCGCCATCTATCGGCGGTCCATGGACGTGCCGCTCTACCGCATCGAGAAGGACCCGCGCCTCGCCCGCAAGCAGGGCATGTACAGCGTGGTCTCGCAGACCGGCCTCATCCTCAAGCGCGGCCACGAATTGCCCCGCGTGCTGGCGGTCCTGGAAAAGCCGCTGCGCACCATCTGATGCAGAGCCCGGACATGGAAAAGGCCGGGCAATGCCCGGCCTATCATACTGAAATCTAAGATCGAATCAGCCGCGGTTCGAGCCCTTGCGGCGCAGCCGAACCACCACGTCCACCCGCGCGACCTCGAAGCCTTCCGGCGGCTCGGGCAGCAGGTTCACCGACACATCGGCGGCGGGAATGTCGACGAGGTCGTTCTGGCCCTCGACGAAGAAGTGGTGGTGGTCGGAGGCGTTGGTGTCGAAATAGGTCTTGGACCCGTCCACGGCCACCTCGCGCAGCAGGCTCACTTCCGTGAACTGGTGCAAGGTGTTGTAGACGGTCGCCAGCGACACCGGGAAGCGTGCCTTGATGGCTTCCTCGTGCAGGATTTCCGCAGTGACGTGCCGGTCGCCCTTGGCAAACAGAAGCCAGCCGAGGGCAAGGCGCTGACGGGTCGGCCGCAGGCCAACCTCCTTGAGCATTTCGCGGACGTCGTGGAAGGGGCAGCCGGTGCGACGCGCGGTGTTAACATCCCGAAGCTGGGCGACGGGAAGGACCGGCTCAACCTGCATGTCACCGCCCTGGGAGAAGGAGGTGGTGAAGGTGGTACGGGCGCGGGGCATCTCGGTCATTTCGGCTGCAATCTTCGCTAGCTAAAACCAAAATATGCGCCGCCGAGGGAAACGCAATGCGAATGCCTCCGAAGAC
The nucleotide sequence above comes from Xanthobacter flavus. Encoded proteins:
- a CDS encoding DUF2794 domain-containing protein is translated as MGDIEPIVLPRRGGTPVQPSTPAPVPLRVTFDRRELDRILDLYGRMVAQGEWRDYAIDFQRDKAVFAIYRRSMDVPLYRIEKDPRLARKQGMYSVVSQTGLILKRGHELPRVLAVLEKPLRTI
- the irrA gene encoding iron response transcriptional regulator IrrA, coding for MQVEPVLPVAQLRDVNTARRTGCPFHDVREMLKEVGLRPTRQRLALGWLLFAKGDRHVTAEILHEEAIKARFPVSLATVYNTLHQFTEVSLLREVAVDGSKTYFDTNASDHHHFFVEGQNDLVDIPAADVSVNLLPEPPEGFEVARVDVVVRLRRKGSNRG